The proteins below are encoded in one region of Ricinus communis isolate WT05 ecotype wild-type chromosome 6, ASM1957865v1, whole genome shotgun sequence:
- the LOC125370317 gene encoding uncharacterized protein LOC125370317 — translation MASSSMSNGVNISQPTIPIFNGSNYDVWSTKMKSPFISQDLWDLVEKGYNDEGVTADALKDMRKKDAKALFFIQQGVDDAVFSSRISAATKAKEAWDALMNGYQGTTKVLTVKLQTLRRKFESFKMKDGESIDDYSNNLMGIVNQMRKYGENIVDQKVVEKLLRSLTQKYDSAVSAIEESRDLTVLTIDELLGSLQSHEDRYKSYEESSLEKAFQNKLRFSNDHEGGSSNTNRGGYSSRGKRGGRGARGGGHSGDKNQQSQGEGETQNRKFKCYYCDKIGHIERYCRIKERDEKQANFVEEKDKDEPECLFLACFTTNVCSSDVWYMDSGCSSHMTANLEAFITLDRSVRTSVKTVMYNP, via the coding sequence ATGGCAAGTAGCAGCATGTCGAATGGAGTGAACATTTCCCAACCAACAATACCGATTTTTAACGGTAGCAACTATGATGTTTGGAGTACGAAGATGAAAAGTCCCTTCATTTCCCAAGATCTATGGGATTTGGTAGAGAAAGGCTACAACGATGAAGGTGTAACGGCCGATGCTTTGAAGGACATGCGAAAGAAGGATGCGAAAGCTCTCTTCTTCATTCAACAAGGAGTGGATGATGCTGTTTTTTCTTCTCGAATTTCTGCTGcaacaaaagcaaaagaagcaTGGGATGCTCTCATGAATGGGTATCAAGGCACAACAAAGGTACTCACTGTCAAGCTACAAACACTTCGTAGAAAGTTTGAAAGCTTCAAAATGAAGGATGGGGAGAGTATAGATGATTATTCCAACAATCTCATGGGCATAGTCAATCAAATGAGGAAGTACGGAGAAAATATTGTTGATCAGAAGGTTGTTGAGAAATTGTTGCGAAGTTTGACTCAGAAGTATGATTCTGCGGTGTCGGCGATAGAGGAATCCAGAGACTTAACAGTCTTGACAATTGATGAATTACTGGGTTCCTTACAATCCCATGAAGATAGATACAAAAGCTATGAGGAGAGCTCTTTGGAAAAGGCATTTCAAAATAAACTGAGATTTTCAAATGACCATGAGGGTGGCAGTAGCAACACGAATCGTGGAGGTTATTCTTCTCGTGGAAAAAGAGGAGGTAGAGGAGCTAGAGGAGGTGGACACTCAGGTGACAAAAATCAACAATCTCAAGGCGAAGGTGAAACTCAAAACCGTAAGTTCAAGTGTTATTATTGTGACAAAATTGGTCATATTGAAAGGTATTGCCGTATAAAAGAGAGAGATGAAAAGCAAGCAAATTTTGTTGAAGAAAAGGATAAAGATGAGCCTGAATGTTTATTTCTTGCTTGCTTTACTACTAATGTTTGCTCTTCAGATGTATGGTATATGGATAGTGGTTGTAGCAGTCATATGACAGCAAATTTGGAGGCATTTATTACCTTGGATAGGTCAGTCAGAACAAGTGTGAAGACGGTGATGTACAATCCGTGA
- the LOC8259556 gene encoding WRKY transcription factor 55 — protein MDEFISLILHGIKLAKDLEPSLRNLATQQDMLSRLDGIIRVFITAKESLRAQEPSLYHQMLFRELGLQQHNQVDPSLQEQLLRAKSMMELFQMQGSTSLERKQPSSSSSSGGGGRMDHFVSGGGLAMELGGSMDVQRRMPSSSISLQRLRRRKDEGEKRTERVPAPRMGNTEIPPEDGYTWRKYGQKEILGSKYPRSYYRCTHQKLYHCPAKKQVQRLDDDPYTFEVTYRDDHTCYMSATAPSIPPSQEFSQEMMPAHQPPPWLEFSLGAGGSGGSSSSTCAGPSPTTTVPEFPVADLADVMFNSGSSSANSMELIFTTSMEDKWDQGDKNN, from the exons ATGGATGagttcatttctttaatcCTTCATGGTATCAAGTTAGCTAAAGATCTTGAACCAAGCCTACGAAACTTAGCTACCCAACAAGACATGCTCTCCAGGTTAGATGGTATTATCAGGGTTTTCATTACTGCTAAGGAAAGTTTAAGGGCTCAAGAACCCAGTTTGTACCATCAAATGTTGTTTCGTGAGCTCGGGCTGCAGCAACATAATCAGGTTGATCCGAGCTTACAGGAGCAGTTGCTAAGGGCTAAATCAATGATGGAGCTGTTTCAAATGCAAGGGTCGACGTCGCTAGAGAGAAAGCagccatcatcatcatcatcatcaggtGGCGGCGGCAGGATGGATCATTTTGTGTCAGGTGGAGGTTTGGCTATGGAATTGGGTGGCAGCATGGATGTTCAGCGGAGGATGCCTTCGTCATCAATTTCATTGCAAAGACTGCGAAGAAG GAAGGATGAAGGAGAGAAACGGACAGAGAGGGTACCTGCCCCAAGGATGGGAAATACTGAAATCCCACCTGAAGATGGTTACACCTGGAGGAAATATGGCCAGAAAGAAATATTAGGATCGAAGTACCCAAG GAGCTATTACAGGTGCACCCACCAAAAATTGTATCATTGTCCAGCCAAGAAACAAGTCCAAAGACTAGATGATGATCCCTACACCTTTGAAGTTACATATCGTGATGACCACACTTGCTACATGTCCGCCACAGCACCATCCATTCCACCATCACAGGAATTTTCACAGGAGATGATGCCTGCCCATCAACCCCCACCATGGCTGGAATTTAGTTTGGGTGCTGGCGGAAGTGGTGGCAGCAGTAGCAGTACTTGTGCAGGTCCCTCCCCGACAACCACCGTCCCTGAATTCCCTGTAGCAGATTTGGCTGATGTTATGTTTAACTCTGGTAGCAGCAGTGCTAACAGCATGGAGTTGATCTTCACTACTTCCATGGAAGATAAATGGGACCAAGGGGACAAGAATAATTGA
- the LOC8259555 gene encoding WRKY DNA-binding transcription factor 70, with the protein MILPMMGSSSSPDKLSANKERVAKELVQGQEFATQLQILLKKPYGENCFLTTEAHQYELLLKILASFTQALSLVTTCDSVEVCQNLAASPADSVCCDDRRSENSGESRRKPTANRRGCYRRKKTSLSWTTVSAAIGDAHTWRKYGQKEILNAKYPRSYFRCIHKYDRGCKATKQVQKVEEDPQMYCTTYIGHHTCSDILKYPQTITTVSDNNPWEPSYMVIASDSKNIPTGVLDHHHHPTKQEYKAETPSDLTDNLPSLDSIMWKDFVALESTEAANLRSDYTAASSMEATCQSLDMDFVVKSIDFDNDFRFDESGIF; encoded by the exons ATGATTCTTCCAATGATGGGATCGTCTTCTTCGCCTGATAAACTGTCAGCCAACAAGGAAAGGGTAGCGAAAGAGCTTGTTCAAGGCCAAGAATTTGCAACCCAACTTCAAATTCTCCTCAAGAAACCGTATGGAGAAAATTGTTTTCTTACAACCGAGGCTCATCAATATGAGCTTCTACTCAAGATCTTAGCATCTTTCACACAGGCTCTTTCCCTGGTTACTACTTGTGATTCTGTTGAGGTTTGTCAGAATCTAGCAGCTTCACCAGCGGACTCAGTTTGTTGTGACGACCGGAGGTCTGAAAATTCCGGGGAGAGCAGGAGGAAACCTACTGCCAACAGGAGGGGTTGTTACAGGAGAAA AAAGACTTCCCTGTCATGGACAACAGTCTCTGCTGCAATAGGAGATGCTCATACATGGAGAAAATATGGGCAAAAGGAGATCCTCAATGCTAAGTACCCAAG GAGTTACTTCAGGTGCATCCACAAGTACGATCGAGGTTGCAAAGCAACAAAACAAGTCCAGAAAGTGGAAGAAGATCCACAAATGTACTGCACAACTTACATTGGGCACCACACCTGCAGCGATATTCTCAAGTATCCACAAACTATCACAACAGTTTCTGATAATAATCCTTGGGAACCCAGTTACATGGTCATCGCTTCCGATTCAAAGAATATTCCTACTGGTGTACTTGATCATCACCACCATCCAACAAAGCAAGAATATAAAGCAGAAACCCCGAGCGATCTAACTGATAATCTTCCATCTCTGGACTCTATCATGTGGAAAGATTTCGTGGCACTCGAATCAACTGAGGCAGCGAACCTGCGTTCTGATTATACAGCAGCAAGTTCTATGGAGGCGACTTGTCAGAGTCTGGACATGGATTTTGTGGTCAAATCtattgattttgataatgatttTCGTTTTGATGAAAGTGGAATTTTTTAA
- the LOC8259554 gene encoding chalcone isomerase-like protein 2, producing MGTEVVMVHDVPFPPQITTLKPLSLLGHGITDIEIHFLQIKFTAIGVYLDPQIVGHLQQWKGKPGNQLAEDDDFFDALIAAPVEKLLRVVVIKEIKGSQYGVQLESAVRDRLAEVDKYEEEEEEALEKVTEFFQSKFFKKDSIITFHFPATSSPTAEIVFSTEGKEDTKLKVENGNVVQMVKKWYLGGNRGVSATTISSLAYTLSAELSK from the exons A TGGGTACTGAAGTGGTTATGGTTCATGATGTCCCTTTTCCTCCACAGATCACAACCCTCAAGCCTTTGTCTCTGCTCGGTCatg GAATCACAGACATTGAAATACACTTTCTCCAGATTAAGTTCACTGCCATTGGAGTTTACCTGGACCCTCAAATCGTGGGGCATTTGCAACAGTGGAAGGGAAAACCTGGAAATCAACTAGCTGAAGATGATGACTTCTTTGATGCTCTTATTGCTG CTCCTGTGGAGAAGTTGCTGAGAGTTGTGGTGATCAAGGAAATTAAAGGATCACAATATGGGGTGCAACTAGAGAGTGCTGTCAGGGACAGGTTGGCAGAAGTTGATAAAtatgaagaagaggaagaagaagccTTGGAGAAAGTTACTGAATTCTTTCAGTCTAAGTTCTTCAAGAAGGACTCCATTATCACTTTTCATTTTCCAGCAACTTCATCACCTACTGCTGAG ATTGTATTTAGCacagaaggaaaagaagacaCCAAGTTGAAGGTGGAAAATGGTAATGTGGTTCAGATGGTCAAGAAATGGTACCTGGGTGGAAATAGGGGTGTCTCTGCTACAACTATATCTTCCCTGGCCTATACTCTTTCTGCTGAATTATCTAAATGA